CCGCCGGAACTCCGTGGCGGATTTCGATCTTAAATCCACTAACCATCACCACCACCGAGATATTATGCTCCTCAACTCAAGTTCAAGCTCTTCCGAGTCAAGTTGCGGAGGCGGGTTCTCATCTTCCGAGTCAGAGTCGTTCCGTACTGGCTCAAAGTCGAGGTCCTCCTCTTCCTGTTACTCCATTCAGAAGCCTAAGCCTATTCGGACCAGTGTGTCAGCTCCGAAGTCTAATCAGCCTGGTCTCTTCTACGACAATCATCATCAAGATCGTTACGAGCAGTCGTACAACGGTGGTTCAGCTCCAAAGTCCACACAAAAACCGAAGCATGAAAACGGGTTCGTTAAAACGAAATCAAAAGCTCTGAAGATCTACGGGGACTTAAAGAAAGTAAAGCAGCCGATCTCCCCCGGCGGCCGGCTCGCGAGCTTTCTCAACTCGCTTTTCACGACCGGCAACACGAAGAAGACCAAAATTGAAGAGTTGGGTTCGCAGAGAAAATCCAAATCGACAAATGGGTCGACGACGACGTGCTCTTCAGCTTCATCGTTTTCGAGGTCGTGTTTGAGCAACACGCCCTCATCCCGAGGAAAATTCAGTAGCAGCAGTGGAGCAAAGAGGTCGGTAAGGTTTTGTCCGGTCAGCGTGATCGTCGACGAGGACTGTCGGCCGTGCGGACATAAGAGCTTGCACGAAGAGCAAGAGTCGACAGCAGCTCTAATGGCGTTAACCAGTAATAATGTCGAACAGGTTGGCTACTATGTTGTGGACGACGGCCATcgtcgggtccaagaagttgcgaTAGATTTGTTCAAGAGTTACCAGAAGAAGAATCTAAACGACGTCGTCGGTCTAAAAAACGACAATAACAACGATGTCGTTGAGTTTGATATGAGAGATGTCGTTCATGGAAACGACGACAATGAAGCGTTTGAAGACGACGATGATGATGACGCTAGTTGTTCAAGCTCTGATCTCTTTGAGTTGGATAATCTCTCAGCAATTGGAATCGAAAGGTACCGTGAAGAGTTACCTGTTTATGAAACTACCCATTTCGGTACCAATCGAGCCATTGCAAGTGGTTTCATTTTgtaattccaaaaaaaaaaaaaaaaaaaaaaaaaaaaaggagagtgGTGAAAATGGTATAAACTTTATAACTAATtagctttcttttttttttttcgttcTTTTTTTCAAGTAATGGTGTGGGGGTTTTTACATTTTAGTGAATAACATATTTCTTTTTTTGTTCTTTGGTTTTTTGGTGCTATATATGACTTATCTTAATTACCTCTCTCTTTCTCCCAATCTTCACTAGATCAAAGAtgatttctttttattatttttttagttaatgGATTGTCCATGTTGCTACAAACTTTCTCTTTTTTGCAAAGAATATGTATTTATAAGGAATGTGACAGTTGAGTTGTCGAAAGATAAAAGATGTTGGAGCAAAAACAAAATGAGAGAACTTTGATATATTCGATCTGTTGTTGAAAACTACAAAGTGGCTAAAATTGAAACATTATTCTGGGACTGCGTTATAAGACAGTGCTAAATGGAATAAAGTTAAAGATACATATGTATAGCAAAGAAGACGATCATCAATTCCTTGATCaggttaatttatttttatataattttttaataaagcAAAGGCAGATTTTCTACAATATCTCATCTCTCATCTATTGTAATTTGTTGCAAAGAGAGATATATTAGCTTGACAGCTTTACCTTTTCTTATCATGATCACCACGTGGGGTCCTCCTTTGCTTCAAAATAACACCATCATATTACTGGTTATAACAACtgtaaattaaaatttacaacacaagattacttaattaattagtactatttatatatatatttaaaaagttGCTCTTGTTATTATGAATCAATTTGGTGGCtcatttttgttcttgttcttcttttttcCTAGCTATTTCTTTTTCGTACTAGCCGGAGTTGACAGCTGGCTGGCCGGGGAAACTTTTCTCGCGGCGGCCGTAATATTTTCCGGTGATGTAAATGCATGTAAAGGAGAGGCTATTATACTTGATGAGGTTAATGGAAAGATAGAGAGTGATGGATTCATGGTCTCCAAAGCTGTTGACAAAAGGATCTAATCTTTGATCCTTTAGCCATTGATGTCAAATTTGGTTGGCTTCCAAGCTAAGAGAGAAATGGCTCAAAAAGTAGTATATTTGAAAGATTTTTTCCGAAATCTTATTGCGTATAAAAATATTGCCATAAACTTCATTTTCAAAGCAACAATAAGTGACGAGTCTAAAGCCAATATGTGTGTGGTATTCTCTTGAAACTTTTTCTTTTTACTACTCTCCTTTGTCTTTGCACAAATAAAAAAGCCACGAGGACATTGGGTATTGGGACTTACacatttaaaagtttgttttctTCTATATTGTCATCATTTTTTGGAATATTATTTCACCCTAGGCTAGCTATGGTTAGTCGTCCCTCTTCTGATCCAAACTATTATTTTCtagttttaaattaattaaatcgtATCAAATTCGATCGCTCATATCTagtaattataaatttatttcgATAGTTGATATATGGTCTCCATGATTGGCGTTTACATCTTTGGAGTCATGTGATCAAAACACAAATGTCAAAAAGATACTAACTTTTCTAACAGTGTACTTGGGTTTTGGAACAAATTATTTatatcaaaaaagaaaaaacatcGTAGCAGCTCGTTTGAACCTAGCATTAGTTGTCGTTTTGAGAAAAAAAGTTGAAAGAAACGCAACTTTATAGGGAGTCACAAACTTCCTTTGAATTAATTTTGCAAAACACATTGATAATGCTTTGTTGAGCTCTAATCATTTGGTTCTTGAGAATATGGTGGCCAGAGAAGGAGAAAACAACTCAAAGTTTTTTTGAATCTCTTACATCACACAATTTAAAATCTTACAttatattcattaatttttttttattatatggcttagttttttctctcatttttacAATGGTTTAGACTTTTTAGGGCAAATATTTGCATAAATGAaagttctttattttatttttattatgtattttttctCTCATACTATTAAGTTGCTGTATAACATTACTcttataaaacacaaaattgatTTCTTTCCAAGAGCTGATTATTATTACACCGTACTTTTTATGAACAAATATATTTGTGCCAAACATCGATCCCTATTTGTAGAGCagtgtatgattttttttatatgatattgatatatatataactaGTATATATAGTGTAATTTagaatgtttatatatatataaatacaatatGACTAACGCCAGCTAAATATGATGTTTGGTATAGTGATATTTATAAATTAACTTGTTGGCTCTTTGATGATCTCAAgaagtatatatatttttcaatacatacatatatgtatatataaaataaatatatataataataatatataaatatacttttTGTCTTTCgaactattcctatgatcaagCAAGTCATATCCTAAGAGAGAGTTAGAATGAGGACCACTAAATCATAACAGTGTGATATGCTAATTATATTAATCATAAACCCATATTCTTAACTAAATTGTTTAAAGCAAAAAATTTAAAGTAAACTTCAACTGTAGGAAAAGAAAAGGCTAACCTATGGTCA
This genomic interval from Humulus lupulus chromosome 8, drHumLupu1.1, whole genome shotgun sequence contains the following:
- the LOC133794522 gene encoding protein BIG GRAIN 1-like B encodes the protein MESWDNNLQRYHHHHHRHRHRRENPSFSSTLLDAIYRSIDEGKGNEEGELILYRETMRKKQSSASTTTSGSLKQDDDGMVNFRRACMIEKWMEKKVSEKVVVRRNSVADFDLKSTNHHHHRDIMLLNSSSSSSESSCGGGFSSSESESFRTGSKSRSSSSCYSIQKPKPIRTSVSAPKSNQPGLFYDNHHQDRYEQSYNGGSAPKSTQKPKHENGFVKTKSKALKIYGDLKKVKQPISPGGRLASFLNSLFTTGNTKKTKIEELGSQRKSKSTNGSTTTCSSASSFSRSCLSNTPSSRGKFSSSSGAKRSVRFCPVSVIVDEDCRPCGHKSLHEEQESTAALMALTSNNVEQVGYYVVDDGHRRVQEVAIDLFKSYQKKNLNDVVGLKNDNNNDVVEFDMRDVVHGNDDNEAFEDDDDDDASCSSSDLFELDNLSAIGIERYREELPVYETTHFGTNRAIASGFIL